A genomic region of Bacteroidia bacterium contains the following coding sequences:
- a CDS encoding electron transfer flavoprotein subunit alpha/FixB family protein, with the protein MVLVYTESWEGKFKKATFEAVSYAAEVAKKLGTGVVAVSIGNVSPDDLAALGKYGATKVLSAKGDTTLQPGSWAAIIAGAAQKENAKLVILSHTYTGKSVAPRLAVRLKAGLAAGAVQLPSSLSPLTVRKKCFSNKGFTDVTVSTPVALIAITPNSYQVNTGSGTAAVEEFNPPDSSTGGSLTCKETKKATGKVALTEAEIVVSGGRGMKDPANWGMLEEMAGILGAATACSKPVADIGWRPHHEHVGQTGITIGANLYIAVGISGAIQHLAGVSSSKVMVVINSDKEAPFFKAADYGIVGDAFEVVPRLNAALKKLKSSS; encoded by the coding sequence ATGGTACTTGTATATACAGAAAGCTGGGAAGGCAAATTCAAGAAGGCCACCTTTGAAGCGGTGTCTTATGCCGCAGAGGTGGCAAAGAAACTCGGAACCGGTGTAGTGGCCGTTAGTATAGGAAATGTTTCACCTGACGACCTTGCTGCTCTTGGAAAATACGGCGCCACAAAAGTGCTGTCGGCAAAGGGCGATACAACACTTCAGCCCGGAAGCTGGGCGGCCATCATTGCCGGAGCGGCTCAGAAGGAAAATGCCAAACTGGTGATACTTTCTCATACCTACACCGGAAAATCGGTGGCCCCGCGGCTGGCAGTCCGGTTGAAAGCCGGTCTTGCGGCTGGAGCTGTTCAGCTGCCTTCTTCTCTTTCACCCCTGACAGTACGAAAGAAATGTTTTTCCAATAAAGGTTTTACAGATGTTACTGTTTCTACGCCTGTAGCCCTGATCGCCATTACCCCTAATTCGTACCAGGTGAATACAGGAAGCGGAACAGCGGCAGTGGAGGAATTCAATCCGCCGGACAGTTCAACAGGAGGCAGCCTTACCTGCAAAGAAACCAAAAAAGCTACCGGTAAAGTAGCACTCACCGAAGCGGAGATAGTGGTCTCCGGCGGCAGAGGAATGAAAGATCCGGCCAACTGGGGAATGCTGGAAGAAATGGCGGGTATTCTTGGAGCGGCTACCGCCTGCTCAAAACCCGTGGCAGACATCGGTTGGAGACCGCATCACGAGCATGTTGGACAAACCGGAATTACCATCGGTGCCAATCTGTACATTGCAGTGGGAATTTCCGGCGCCATTCAGCACCTTGCCGGAGTGAGTTCTTCCAAAGTAATGGTGGTGATCAATTCGGATAAGGAAGCGCCCTTTTTCAAAGCGGCGGACTACGGTATTGTCGGCGATGCGTTTGAAGTGGTGCCCCGGCTCAATGCGGCACTTAAGAAACTCAAATCGTCGTCCTGA
- a CDS encoding Na+ dependent nucleoside transporter encodes MLTLTALLYLLSSNRKAIPWKLVGAGILFQLVFAILVLKVPYVDDGFEYVSAFFVRVLSFTREGAQFIFGGLMDVNSYGFIFAFQILPSIIFFSALTSLFYYLGILQRIVYGLAWLMSKTMKISGAENLSTAANIFLGQTEAPLLIKPFLATMSKSELLCIMVGGMANTAGGVMVTYMGYLGGADEAAQLYYAQHLLAASVMSAPATLVVSKMLIPQTEQIREHIEVPKQSMGGNALEAIANGTTEGVKLAVNVAAMLIVFIALIAMVNYGMKNMLGEWTGLNDWIRDLTAGRYDGFTLQFILGYACAPLTWMLGICSSDMVAVGQLLGEKTILNELYAYKTLGEMKAAGLFTEQKSLIMSTYILSGFANFASIGIQIGGIGALAPTQRGMLSRLGIKAMIGGAIASLFTAVLVGMLN; translated from the coding sequence ATCCTGACCCTCACAGCGCTGTTATACCTGCTTAGTTCTAACCGCAAAGCTATTCCCTGGAAACTCGTGGGAGCTGGCATTCTTTTTCAGCTGGTATTCGCCATACTGGTTCTGAAAGTTCCGTATGTGGATGACGGCTTTGAATATGTGTCTGCTTTTTTTGTGCGTGTGCTTAGCTTTACAAGGGAGGGAGCGCAGTTTATTTTCGGAGGACTCATGGATGTTAATTCCTACGGTTTTATTTTCGCGTTTCAGATCCTTCCCAGTATCATTTTCTTTTCCGCACTCACCAGCTTGTTTTATTACCTGGGCATCCTTCAGCGCATTGTTTACGGCCTGGCCTGGCTTATGAGCAAAACAATGAAGATATCGGGCGCCGAGAACCTCTCCACCGCAGCGAATATCTTTCTGGGCCAAACGGAAGCCCCGCTGCTCATCAAACCTTTCCTGGCAACAATGTCTAAAAGTGAACTGCTTTGCATTATGGTGGGAGGTATGGCCAATACGGCAGGTGGTGTGATGGTAACCTACATGGGATACCTGGGCGGCGCAGACGAGGCGGCTCAGCTTTATTATGCCCAGCACCTGCTCGCCGCTTCGGTGATGAGCGCGCCGGCTACCCTGGTGGTTTCCAAAATGCTTATCCCGCAAACAGAACAGATCCGGGAACATATTGAGGTTCCTAAGCAAAGTATGGGAGGAAATGCACTCGAAGCCATCGCAAACGGTACCACCGAAGGAGTTAAACTGGCGGTAAATGTGGCGGCTATGCTCATTGTTTTCATTGCCCTGATCGCCATGGTGAATTACGGCATGAAGAATATGCTCGGGGAGTGGACCGGCTTGAACGATTGGATCAGGGATCTAACGGCCGGCCGGTACGACGGGTTCACCCTTCAGTTTATCCTGGGCTATGCCTGCGCTCCGCTTACATGGATGCTGGGAATTTGTTCTTCTGATATGGTGGCGGTAGGGCAGTTACTCGGGGAAAAAACCATACTCAATGAACTCTATGCCTACAAAACCCTTGGAGAGATGAAGGCGGCGGGGCTGTTCACCGAGCAGAAAAGCCTGATCATGAGCACGTATATTCTTTCCGGGTTTGCCAATTTTGCAAGCATAGGTATTCAAATCGGTGGCATAGGGGCACTGGCGCCCACCCAGCGGGGTATGCTCTCGCGGCTGGGCATTAAAGCCATGATCGGAGGTGCCATCGCTTCCCTTTTCACCGCCGTACTGGTGGGAATGCTCAACTGA
- a CDS encoding PD40 domain-containing protein, whose product MKKLYIAMALILGAGLVNEGWSQKKGNIVEQSEDQVKLFTARQDFLRGDYVKALNLYKEVLKNKPEDADVNFRVGECLLAMQSYEESLEYLEKAKSINPAANSELDYCLGKAYQGVDKLDKAIEAYTSFKTGNEGKAKEYEVDALINQCRTAQELISKPVDVVVNNAGDLINSSYDDKGPYITADGKTLIFTSRRPVGGKKKDKIDKDGDFGYFEDIYMSKWDDVKGGWTEAELIKGSLNTDGYDACTSISPDGKIIYVYRNVEGETKSGDIYFSKVMTSGKWGAPKPLGKPFNSSYYEDQACISSDGKKMFFVSERPKEGEHKGYGQGDIWMSTKISKSEWGPPVNLGPDVNTADDENGLFLHPDGKTLFFCSNGHNTMGSYDIFMTVFENGKWSKPKNLGYPINTTRMEAKFVLSTDGNTAYIASNRPGGQGERDIYIVDMSKYDIMGVKADANKGPMLSILKGTVFNDAGQGTENAKVVITDKATGTVVGETMSGDDGSYFFTLTGNKTYIIEVSKDGLDTKKEEFLLKEDKKQTYTEVKHIILSKPKKK is encoded by the coding sequence ATGAAAAAACTGTACATCGCGATGGCACTGATCCTGGGTGCCGGCTTAGTGAATGAAGGATGGTCCCAGAAAAAGGGAAATATCGTTGAGCAAAGTGAAGACCAGGTAAAGCTTTTTACCGCACGGCAGGATTTTTTACGGGGCGATTATGTTAAAGCCCTCAACCTCTACAAAGAGGTACTTAAAAACAAACCGGAGGACGCGGACGTTAATTTCCGGGTGGGAGAATGCCTTCTGGCCATGCAGTCTTATGAAGAATCATTAGAGTACCTCGAAAAGGCAAAATCCATTAACCCGGCAGCGAATTCTGAGCTGGACTATTGCCTCGGAAAGGCGTATCAGGGCGTGGATAAACTGGACAAGGCCATTGAAGCGTATACCTCCTTTAAAACAGGCAATGAGGGAAAAGCAAAGGAATATGAGGTAGATGCGCTTATCAACCAGTGCCGCACGGCCCAGGAGCTGATCTCTAAACCGGTGGACGTGGTTGTGAATAATGCCGGCGATCTCATCAACTCTTCTTACGACGATAAAGGCCCGTACATCACCGCCGACGGAAAAACACTCATCTTCACCTCCCGGCGACCCGTGGGAGGTAAAAAGAAGGATAAGATTGACAAGGATGGTGATTTCGGATATTTCGAAGATATTTATATGTCGAAGTGGGATGATGTGAAAGGCGGCTGGACGGAAGCGGAGCTGATCAAAGGTTCCCTCAACACGGATGGGTACGATGCCTGTACTTCCATTTCTCCGGATGGAAAGATTATCTATGTTTACCGTAATGTTGAGGGAGAAACCAAGTCGGGAGACATTTATTTTTCCAAAGTGATGACCTCCGGAAAGTGGGGAGCACCAAAGCCTTTAGGCAAACCGTTCAATTCTTCTTACTACGAAGACCAGGCCTGCATCTCGTCCGACGGGAAGAAAATGTTCTTTGTTTCTGAACGCCCGAAGGAAGGAGAACACAAAGGGTACGGACAGGGAGACATCTGGATGTCTACAAAAATTTCAAAAAGTGAATGGGGACCTCCCGTAAACCTCGGTCCGGATGTGAACACAGCGGACGATGAGAACGGATTATTCCTTCATCCTGACGGGAAAACACTTTTCTTTTGTTCGAACGGACATAACACCATGGGTTCGTATGATATTTTTATGACGGTGTTCGAGAATGGCAAATGGTCGAAACCCAAAAACCTCGGCTATCCTATCAATACTACACGAATGGAAGCTAAGTTTGTTCTGAGCACCGATGGCAACACGGCGTATATCGCCAGTAATCGCCCGGGCGGACAAGGTGAACGCGACATCTATATCGTAGACATGAGCAAATACGATATCATGGGCGTGAAAGCGGATGCCAACAAGGGCCCTATGTTATCCATCCTTAAGGGTACTGTATTTAATGATGCCGGCCAGGGTACGGAAAATGCAAAAGTAGTGATCACCGATAAGGCTACAGGCACCGTGGTGGGAGAAACAATGTCCGGTGATGATGGCTCTTATTTCTTCACCCTCACCGGAAACAAAACCTATATCATTGAAGTTTCCAAGGATGGGTTGGATACTAAAAAGGAGGAATTCCTGTTAAAAGAGGATAAAAAGCAGACCTACACCGAAGTGAAGCATATTATTCTGAGTAAGCCTAAAAAGAAGTAA
- a CDS encoding electron transfer flavoprotein subunit beta/FixA family protein encodes MKILVCISNVPDTTSKITFTPDKKAFNSTGVQFIINPYDEIALTRALELKEASGNGSVTVIHVGPAANEANIRKALAIGADDAIRINAEATDGFFTAVQIATVAKDKGYDLILAGRESIDYNSGQVGPMIAELMGLPSVSVVQKLDIAGGEALMEREIDGGKEILSCKLPLVVTAQKGMAEPRIPNMRGIMTARTKPLQVVEPSGNEKFSESLAFDSPAPKQAVKLVEAGKEEELVALLHNEAKII; translated from the coding sequence ATGAAGATCTTAGTGTGCATCAGCAATGTTCCCGACACCACTTCGAAGATCACTTTTACGCCCGACAAAAAGGCCTTTAATTCTACCGGCGTGCAATTTATCATCAATCCGTACGATGAGATAGCACTTACCCGTGCACTTGAGTTAAAAGAAGCCTCGGGCAACGGTTCCGTAACGGTGATTCATGTTGGACCTGCTGCCAATGAAGCAAATATCCGCAAAGCGCTCGCTATTGGAGCCGATGACGCCATCCGAATTAATGCCGAAGCAACTGACGGATTTTTTACCGCAGTTCAGATCGCCACTGTCGCAAAAGACAAGGGTTACGATCTGATTCTTGCCGGAAGAGAAAGCATTGATTATAACAGCGGACAAGTGGGTCCCATGATCGCTGAGCTGATGGGATTACCTTCCGTATCGGTGGTGCAGAAACTCGATATCGCAGGCGGGGAAGCGCTAATGGAACGAGAGATTGACGGTGGTAAGGAAATCCTCAGCTGCAAACTCCCCCTCGTGGTTACCGCTCAAAAAGGAATGGCAGAACCGCGCATTCCCAACATGCGGGGCATCATGACTGCTCGCACCAAACCGCTGCAGGTTGTGGAACCCTCAGGAAATGAAAAGTTTTCCGAAAGCCTTGCGTTTGACAGTCCCGCCCCTAAACAGGCCGTAAAACTGGTGGAAGCCGGAAAGGAGGAAGAACTGGTAGCCCTGCTGCACAACGAAGCAAAAATTATTTAA
- a CDS encoding pyruvate dehydrogenase complex E1 component subunit beta yields the protein MRTIEFREALREAMSEEMRRDASVYLLGEEVAEYNGAYKVSKGMLAEFGPKRIIDTPIAELGFAGIAVGSAMNGLRPIVEFMTFNFSLVAIDQVINSASKMLSMSGGQFPMPIVFRGPTGSAGMLAAQHSNAFDNWYANTAGLKVIVPSNPYDAKGLLKSAIRDNDPVVFMESEQMYGDKGEVPEGEYLLPIGVAEVKREGSDVTLVTFGKITKMVLAAARELDAEGISAEVIDLRTIRPIDYDSVIRSVMKTNRLVIVEEAWPLGSISTEVAFKVQKEAFDYLDAPVRRVTSADVPLPYAPTLIEEALPSMVKVIKAVKEVMYAVR from the coding sequence ATGAGAACCATTGAATTCCGGGAGGCCCTCCGGGAGGCCATGAGCGAGGAGATGCGCCGCGACGCTTCGGTCTATCTTTTGGGTGAGGAGGTAGCCGAATATAACGGTGCCTACAAGGTGAGCAAAGGAATGCTGGCCGAATTTGGTCCGAAGCGGATCATTGACACGCCGATTGCTGAATTAGGTTTTGCGGGGATAGCGGTGGGATCGGCCATGAATGGTTTACGGCCCATTGTAGAATTCATGACATTTAATTTCTCGCTGGTGGCCATTGATCAGGTGATCAATTCGGCATCAAAGATGCTGAGTATGTCGGGCGGACAGTTCCCGATGCCTATTGTGTTCCGCGGACCTACGGGTTCGGCCGGTATGCTGGCGGCGCAGCACTCGAATGCCTTTGATAACTGGTATGCGAACACAGCGGGATTGAAAGTGATTGTTCCTTCTAATCCTTACGATGCGAAAGGATTGCTAAAATCCGCCATCCGCGATAATGATCCGGTGGTATTCATGGAAAGCGAGCAGATGTACGGAGACAAAGGAGAAGTTCCCGAGGGAGAATACTTATTGCCCATTGGCGTTGCCGAAGTAAAGCGCGAGGGCAGCGATGTAACGCTGGTTACTTTCGGGAAGATTACGAAAATGGTATTGGCAGCGGCCAGGGAACTGGATGCGGAAGGAATCAGTGCCGAGGTAATAGATCTCCGAACGATCCGTCCCATTGATTACGATTCGGTGATCCGGTCAGTGATGAAAACCAATCGTTTGGTGATAGTAGAAGAGGCCTGGCCTTTAGGGAGTATATCCACAGAGGTGGCTTTTAAAGTTCAAAAAGAAGCATTCGATTACCTGGATGCACCCGTTCGGAGGGTCACTTCAGCGGATGTACCCCTTCCTTACGCACCTACCCTCATTGAGGAGGCGCTTCCCAGCATGGTCAAAGTAATAAAGGCCGTGAAGGAAGTGATGTATGCGGTGAGGTGA
- a CDS encoding menaquinone biosynthesis protein yields the protein MEPEYRISCVTYLNSLPFIHGLKHSGFLRSSRSSLSLDIPSQCAEKMLQGAADVGILPVAMIPAVKDLRIISDLCIGADGPVGSVMLFSRVPLDQIKTVYLDYHSRTSAVLVRILARNWWKINPEWKQGSPGFEDRVEGETAALIIGDRALEREGKYPYIFDLAEHWKLFTGLPFVFAVWMGKRSLPESYLTPFNQALEAGVSEIPALVQTLPPSFIAPERVKKYLENNIHYRLDDAGKEAIRQFLEFKAGLGL from the coding sequence ATGGAACCTGAGTACCGCATTTCCTGTGTAACCTACCTGAACAGCCTTCCTTTTATCCATGGATTGAAGCATTCCGGGTTCCTGCGCAGTTCCCGTTCATCACTGTCCCTCGATATCCCATCCCAATGTGCTGAGAAAATGTTACAGGGTGCAGCAGACGTTGGTATTCTTCCGGTAGCCATGATTCCGGCGGTAAAGGACCTCCGGATCATTTCAGATCTCTGCATTGGAGCCGACGGACCGGTAGGAAGTGTGATGCTGTTTTCCCGGGTTCCGCTCGATCAGATCAAAACGGTTTACCTCGATTATCACTCCCGCACTTCTGCCGTGCTCGTTCGTATTCTGGCCCGGAATTGGTGGAAGATCAATCCGGAATGGAAGCAGGGAAGCCCCGGATTCGAAGATCGTGTTGAAGGCGAAACCGCAGCCCTGATTATTGGCGACAGGGCATTGGAACGGGAAGGAAAATACCCGTACATCTTCGATCTGGCCGAGCACTGGAAACTGTTCACGGGTTTGCCCTTTGTTTTTGCTGTTTGGATGGGAAAGCGTTCTCTGCCCGAATCCTATCTTACTCCCTTCAACCAGGCGCTCGAAGCAGGCGTGAGCGAGATCCCGGCCCTCGTTCAAACACTCCCCCCTTCCTTTATTGCGCCGGAACGGGTTAAGAAATACCTCGAAAATAATATCCATTACCGGTTGGATGATGCTGGAAAAGAGGCCATAAGGCAATTTCTTGAATTCAAGGCCGGACTTGGCCTGTAA
- a CDS encoding bifunctional nuclease family protein — translation MKKIRLDIVGLSYSQTQSGAYALVLGEQTGKRRLPIIIGGFEAQAIAIELEKMTPSRPLTHDLFKSFAETFNITVEEVIIYNLVEGIFYAKLICKKDGKDTVEIDARTSDAIALAVRFACPISTYEFILSQAGIILDDESVTEPASKMEIEEAQSSKSGSAEDGDLSKRSTEELKEMLNEALGDEDYEKASHIRDELNRRKKS, via the coding sequence ATGAAAAAAATCCGCTTAGATATCGTTGGACTTTCTTATAGCCAGACGCAGAGCGGAGCCTATGCCCTGGTGCTGGGAGAGCAAACCGGCAAACGCCGCCTTCCCATCATCATCGGCGGATTCGAAGCGCAGGCCATCGCCATTGAACTGGAAAAAATGACTCCGAGCCGGCCGCTAACGCACGACCTCTTCAAAAGTTTTGCCGAAACGTTCAATATCACCGTTGAGGAAGTCATTATCTATAACCTCGTGGAGGGTATTTTTTATGCGAAACTGATTTGTAAGAAGGATGGGAAGGATACCGTGGAGATTGACGCCCGCACGAGCGATGCCATTGCGCTGGCAGTACGGTTCGCCTGCCCCATCTCTACCTACGAATTTATCCTCTCTCAGGCGGGCATTATTCTCGACGATGAATCGGTGACCGAGCCGGCTTCAAAAATGGAGATCGAGGAAGCCCAGTCCTCAAAAAGCGGGAGCGCAGAGGATGGAGATCTTTCAAAGCGTTCTACCGAAGAACTGAAAGAGATGCTCAACGAAGCCCTTGGCGATGAGGACTATGAAAAGGCTTCCCACATCCGCGATGAACTGAACCGCCGGAAAAAATCCTGA